In the Bacillus clarus genome, CCCTATAGCTGTATTCATATCCTCAAATTCAGGAAAATTATATTTAAAGTTAGTTGCTTTTTCATTCTTCAATACAAACCCTAACATGCGGCTAATTAATGATGACGTTATGAGGGCTTCAGTTGCTTCTTGTTTTATTTCTTCAGGACTTTGCTGCAAAAAATTCTCCCTCATTTTTTCATAATTATATTGTTGTTCCATTGTTCTGTTCCTCCTTTATTTTTTATGATGCAATATCAATTGAATAAGCTAAAGAATCAAAGTTAAAAACCTTCGTATTTGGACGCATTTCTTTTAACAATCTATAGACTTCAGTGAAATTCCAATTTACATCTTTAAAATCTTCTTCTTTTAATTGATAAGCTTCGTTTTGTAATAATGCTACCTTTTCCGAATCTGTCATTTTTTCTATATCACTAAGTGGAATCGGCTTAATATCTTTCGTACATATTCTAAATTGATATCTCTCACGATCCGAGTTTTGAATTGTATATGATTGACCATTTAACAGAATTTCTAAATGATTTTCATGCAAAAGTACTTTTAAATCCATATTTTGAGCAAAATCAAATGCTTTTTGTTCAGTTCCTTTAAATCTTGCTACCTCAACATTTAAATCAATATTTTCAAAGTAAACCGTTTCTTTAATTGTGTATTTTTTCATTTCTATTCCTCCTATTTTTCAATTTTATTTTATGGAGAAGCCCATTAAGGGCTTTTCTCCTTTATTTTGATTTACTACCTACTTTTTTGAGCTTTTTGGCTTTTTCTGTGGAAATTCAAGTTCCAACTTCCCACCACTAACTAATTTTAAATAGGCGTCAAATTCTTTCTCGTTTTTACTTATAAAGCCTTTTATTAAGTTACTTTTCTTCTTTTCTAATAATTTTTGTGCATTTGCTACACTGATTTTCTTTCCTAAAAACTCTTTTGGTAATGTAAACTTACAACTATTCGGATCATCCTTTTTATATCCAGAACAACCGTATAATTTTTCTCTTTCCACTACGTTCTTTTTACATATTGGGCATTTCCCAATTGCATGAATTGCATTATCTTTTACTTCTTCAGCTAATTTTTCAACATTCCACGTATCGCTCTCATTAACTGCTTTTTCTACAAGAAACGTTGTCATTTCTTTTACCTTTTCAACAAATGCATGTGACATAGCTGCGGATTTTCCTTTTGAATTTCGGATTTTAGATAATAACATTTCCCATTTTGCTGTCATTTCAACACTTGCCAGATGAGTTCCCCTTACTGCTTCTATCAACATTTTCCCTTTTTCAGTTACAGATACTTTGTTATCTCGAATTAAAATGTATTCGCGATCTTTCAGGGTTTTTATGATGCCAGCACGCGTTGCTTCCGTACCAACGCCATTAAAATCTGTATCTACTTCTGGATCTTCCACAAACTTTCCGGCTGTTTTCATGAGGGTAATAAGTTGCCCCTCTGTGTATACTGTAGGTGGTTTTGTCTTCCCTTTTTGGAAAGAAACCTTTTCTACATCGATACTTTGACCCTTTTGAACTATAGGGAGTTTTTGGACTTTTTGATCCTCTTCTTTTTCTTTAGAATTAGGATTTTTCCAAACGACTTGCCAACCTTCATCGAGCACCTGTCGCCCCTGGGCAATGAATGTATGTGTACCTAAATCTGTAAGGATTGTTGTTTCTGTAAAAACATGCACATCATAATGTACCGCAATTACACTACGAACAATTTCGTCATACACTTTTCGTTCTTGTTCTGACAAACTAGCTAAATCCGGTACATTTTTCGTAGGAATTAGCGCATAATGATCTTCAACTTTTTCATCATTTGTGTATTTTTTATCATCTTCGATGTAATCTTTGGATCTATTTCTAAGCAATTCTGCATATGGCTCTAATTCTTCTAAATTAGATAATACTTCAGGTAGTTCAAAGGCTTCAGCTTCCGTTAAATATTGACTACTAGTTCTTGGATAACTAATAACGCCTTTTAAATACAAACTTTGTGCTAATTCTAGTACTTTCTCAGGTGAAAATTTATATTTACGGTTTAGTTTCGCTTGGAGTGTAGATAAACTATGGAGTTTCGGTGGATTTTTCTTCTTTTCTTCACTTTCAATACTTTGAATGGTTGCTTTTTTTATGGGCTTGCATTCCTCAAATAAGGCTTTAGCTTTTAGATAATCTAATATTTTAGTATCTTCATTTTGAAGCAACAACCCTCCATATTTGATACCGTCTGCCACAAACCAACCTACAATTTGATAAAATGTTCTAGGTCGGAAATTTTGAATTTCTTCTTCACGTTGATTTATAAGATACAGAACTGGCGTTTGTACCCGTCCGCTAGAAAATGTTTGTTTCAATCCAAATTTCTCTCTAAAAAGGATTGAATAGGCCCTAGATGTATTCAGTCCCACCAACCAGTCGCTATATGAACGAGCTTGTGCGGCATAATAATAACTTTCTGTTTCCTTTGCATCCCTTAGATTTTCAAATGCTTCCCTAATTGCATCTTGTGCCATTGAAGAACACCAGAACCGCTTCATCGGTTTCTTATTGACTCCTGCCATTTTAATAATTAATCGAGCAATTAACTCTCCTTCATCCCCTGAATCCGTTGCGATGATAATTTCATCGGCTGACTTTAATTTTTCTTTAGCTACATTAAAATAAGATGCTTTCTTTTCAACTACTTTATGTTCAAATCGTTCTGGAATCATAGGTAGCGTTTCTAATTTCCATTTCGCCCATGCTTCGTGATACATTTCTGGTGATTTCAATTCACATAAATGACCACTTGCCCAAACAATTACAGCCCCTTCAGGAAAAGTTCCGCATGGGTAAATTTCAATATGTGTATTTTTATCCTCATGCTCATAACAAGCGCCATATGTTCTCCCTTGATCCGCTTTTTCACATAAAATTGCAATCATATTTTTTCCTCCTTAAAAATTAGCCTAACCCTTTCTCCAATCTGTCCTTTAACCTCTTTTTCCTGTGCTTCTGTTGTATTCATATAAGTCAGGAAATCTTGCTATATGCACTCCGCAATCTGTTAGCATATCTTTGCAATATCTGATATGTCCCTCAACAGTTGTATCTTTATCTAAATATTTTTCATCGCTTACTCTGTTGTATAAAATCGAAAGTAGCATAGAAAATATATATTTAAGCTCTATTACATATTGCTGCACTTCAGGAATGGGAATTTTGACATCTCCCATCGTGTGAACATAGCCTCTAAATCCCTCATACAACAAATTTTTCGCCCCTTGACTACTCGTAAATTTATCAAAAAGACAAACATAACTACTCCAACAAAAGTCTGGAAGTGTAACTAAAAATTTACCATTCCCTTCATCAGTAAATACTTGAATATCGGTGTCACCCAGTTTAGGAATTGAGATATGAGCATAAACCCGATATTTGTTAGAGATGATATGCCAAATCGCAATATTATTCCTTTCCATATCAACACCTCTTCCTCTCTAGCTAGATTTTTGTTTACGCTTTGTTTTAGATATTTGCATTGGCTTTGCCCTTGATTTTTTAATTTGCGACCACATAAAAGTTAGTATTTTCTCTGTTATCTTTTCAGGAAAATATCCTTGTCGCTCTAATAAAATGTTTTCAATAACCCATGCTTTTCTTGTGTAATACTCATAATCACTTCCTACTTCATCGGCTGTATCTTTAAATTGTGCATCTTGATCCAAAGCTTTATTTAACACCCTTAATCCTGTAAATGTTTGACTACGCGCTTCTCTGACTTCTTTTAATAAGAGATACAAATCAAATGTGTGTAATTGTTTCAGCACCTCTACAGATTCGTTTACCTGTTCAAGAAAAACATTTTGTT is a window encoding:
- a CDS encoding type IA DNA topoisomerase, which produces MIAILCEKADQGRTYGACYEHEDKNTHIEIYPCGTFPEGAVIVWASGHLCELKSPEMYHEAWAKWKLETLPMIPERFEHKVVEKKASYFNVAKEKLKSADEIIIATDSGDEGELIARLIIKMAGVNKKPMKRFWCSSMAQDAIREAFENLRDAKETESYYYAAQARSYSDWLVGLNTSRAYSILFREKFGLKQTFSSGRVQTPVLYLINQREEEIQNFRPRTFYQIVGWFVADGIKYGGLLLQNEDTKILDYLKAKALFEECKPIKKATIQSIESEEKKKNPPKLHSLSTLQAKLNRKYKFSPEKVLELAQSLYLKGVISYPRTSSQYLTEAEAFELPEVLSNLEELEPYAELLRNRSKDYIEDDKKYTNDEKVEDHYALIPTKNVPDLASLSEQERKVYDEIVRSVIAVHYDVHVFTETTILTDLGTHTFIAQGRQVLDEGWQVVWKNPNSKEKEEDQKVQKLPIVQKGQSIDVEKVSFQKGKTKPPTVYTEGQLITLMKTAGKFVEDPEVDTDFNGVGTEATRAGIIKTLKDREYILIRDNKVSVTEKGKMLIEAVRGTHLASVEMTAKWEMLLSKIRNSKGKSAAMSHAFVEKVKEMTTFLVEKAVNESDTWNVEKLAEEVKDNAIHAIGKCPICKKNVVEREKLYGCSGYKKDDPNSCKFTLPKEFLGKKISVANAQKLLEKKKSNLIKGFISKNEKEFDAYLKLVSGGKLELEFPQKKPKSSKK